The window TAGCCAAATTTTTACCAGGTAAGAAAGCTGATAAACTCTACTACCTCAGGAGAGAGTGCTTAATCCCATAAACCAAAAAATTGCAGAGTGATCTAAAATGCCTCACCATCTCTGGTAGCAACTTCAAGCATATATGAAAAGGCAGAAATGGCAGAACACAGTCCCTTGAAATACAGCTGCAAGAAGAACCGGGCAATTACCTAAGACCTGCCCATCTGAAGAAACAGAGCATTCAACACTTTCCATTTACTGAGGATGAATTTCATAATTTATGCCTGAGGGGCGAGCAACTGTAATAGCCCtgataaatacaaaaaatattagcATGGTCAAAATATATAATTAGCTCCTAAATCACATCAAGGCCAAAAGCAAttacaaatagaaaagaaaactgTCCATAAAATTTATGAAATGattcttgtttgcaagtattACATGGTTGTGATCTGTTTGTTATCAAACCTGCAGGTCCAACTGGAAAGCTAACTAAGGTCAGAGTTTACTGTTACAGAGCTTCAGTAACTGTCATTATTAGAAAATAAGAACACTCAGCAGCTCTACAAAAAATGTTCACTAGTTGGttttatattttagaaaagaaGAATGGTCCATGGATATGAACAACTAAGATAAATCCTTTCTTTGCTCTGAACTTACTACATGAAGTGGGTCAAACTACTAggttctctttaatttttttgccTTTATACATGATTAAGTTCTTACTCGTGTGTTTAAACCAAAACAGGCATATATTAAACAGATCACAATCCCCCAAAATTAATCACTGGTAGAACTTGTCTGAAATTAATGAAACCGTGACCACTTAGCTCAGTGCTGGATTTAGCCTTGAGGGCTGTTTTATCTCTTCCCTTTCCAACAGGAAGTTATTAAGGTAGCTCATTTCAGTTCTCATTGTGTAAATAGATGCTGACTATATGAACTGTCTCTAATAATTTGCACACACTTTTGAATAAGTCTTGGAGAGGTTTCCTGAAGTGCACAGCTATCAGTTTTTTCTATTAGAATCTGAATATGTTTGTAATACTTGAACCTGTAAAGAGCCAGAGATCTAAcctgttttaaatcatttttttgaGAAAACTCTTATTAAGACCACTTTAAGtagtttccattaaaaaagcatctttccattaaaaaaatcccaaaccattTCACCAAGACTAGTAAAACTTAGCATCACTACTGTAATAAGAAGATAATAAAACTAATttcacttaaaacaaacaaacccagatAGTTTAAGACAGAAGACCAATCAGCACCTAAAGACACACTGAatgatttgtatttcttttttatacCAGTTTTGTTGTATTTCAGATTTTGATAGTCCTCCTTGAGAAAATATaaatccagattaaaaaaaaaaaaaaaaaagcagccatcAAATCCACATCAGATAAAGGGTAACTTTATATGCCAGCTATCTAAAACCCTCCTGGGATCAAATGTGTAAGCTCTGCACTATGAGCTTCACTTTATTTTACAAAGACATGGATAAAGGAATATGCTAAAATATTACTGAACAATTTACAACCTTCTAAATTTCAGAATAGATACTCCCCAATTTATTTTGCCATTAGTCAACTGTAACACAGTAACAACAGAATGAACAGCAGCCAAACTGTAATGCACGTACAAGTGAAATGTTGGTGTACAGTAACAGAACATCATACCTTCATTTAGAGACTAAAAGCACACAAAATTCCAAGTTTTAACCATTAGGAAAGAACCCCCAAAACATACACTACAAATTGCACTAATATTTTGACAACATATTCTTCAAGTGAGCCTAAAAATCTTCCTAGCAAATGCCCATATTACAAAGATAAAACACACACtaggattatttttttaatcaaatttatttttaattaagcttAACTTTTCTCTTAGTGTAATATTaattttccaaacaaaacaaaagaagaaaagttaaatCCATCCTGTAGGTagacaaaaacagttttaaaactcAGATTATCAGGTCATATGTTAACAATTCAGTTTGGAGAGAAGATGGAGTAGAGCATGAGAAAAACAGTAGAAAGAACTCCATGCTCCTAAGCAATTATGTTCCTAAAAAGCAAGCTTGTAAAACACCAAAATCTGTTTGCACAAATATTGTACACATCATTTCTCCTatatattttccttattttatagGTCAGCAATTCATTTTCAAAGACATTACAATAATATATTAAGtagataaataaaaagaataaaaaaaaactgttttgcatGACACACTCTTGAGCAAGACAACATCACCAGACTATTCAAGATGAAAAagatatacacacaaatatgGGTTGAGTGAATTTGAGAGTCAGCAGAGTGTGCTGATGTGTACTTATCAGAATTCAATAAGAGGAATTCTCTGAGAGAAGTAAACAGAAGATGcacttattttaatgttttttactcATGTCCACAAACATTTTAATAGGACTTTTTACATGCAcacaaaaaatatttgcagtaaatTTAGTGCTGATGAAAGATGGCAGATTGATAGCCCTGGAGACCGAGTTGCTCTGTATACACAGAACAGATATAGTACAGagtgagaaaggttgtacccctGCCAAAATGCCTTACAATATTCAGCTTATGCAACAGTCTTCACACCAAAAAACTCCTTAGCCTCTCCACTGAAAACATCAAAAATACTGCTGCTCAGTGTTCATTATAAGGCAAAATAGATGTGGACAACGTTAATAACATCAGTAGGGACAGAACTCAAGTCACCAGCTCATTtagaaatgttttggttttgtttttttgtgtgtgctgaaTGGCTCTGTTGTCAGCTGTGAACTTCACTGCAGTGCTTGTAGGTCTGCAAAGTCAGACTGTACCTGGtgtgaaatgctttatttttaaatgtcatgttATTACAACAGAAAAATAACTAACAAAGAGTGGTTTAACACAAAGTTTCTTCAAATAAATCACATTAATGCACAGGACTATATAGCTAGTGCTTAGAAATAATCTCAAAAAACAATAGTTCCACTTAATTGATGCCTGAGCACTCCCTAGTGATCTGCAGAATTGATCTAGCCCTTTTTTAAAAGACACTTACTCCTGATTAATCAGATTTTCAGTGCCAGGCTGGAAGCTTTCTACACTGTCATATGGAGCGGGCAGGTTTCCAAGCAACCTAGGACTCTTGCTTCCCCTACTACTAATAGTTTGgccaaataacaaaagaaaaccccaaaccccccaaatccaAACCTCTAGCCATTTCTCACTGTTGACAGACTGCACataaaaaaaagcagtaactCAAGGTTTATAGACTATAGTGGCTTTAATTGCAATAACGGTGACTTCACTATAAAGAATGATTTTCATTTAGTAGGCAGATGTGCAATATAACCAACAGGTTGCAAACTTTCTTGATCTCAAACCAGACTGAGAAGCAGGATTAAATGTTACTTCAGTCcttgagatttttattttgtgcatTTGCGGGGCAAGGGAAAACAAATGAACAGGACAAATAAATGTGACCACTCTCTAAATCATTTCTGAAATCCCAGAGATTATTTCCAAAATTTTTGATTGTATTTTGCCACCTCCTGAGTGTACAATCCTTATATTTTTGCCTGCACTATTTTCCTAGGTTATCATCCAAAGTATTAAAACAAGATTACTTCAGTACATTGATTAACATATAAGTTAAAATGATAATTCTGTGACATTTTGCATCGCAGCAAGGCACAGAGAAGTTTCTGTTACTTCAAGTGTATAGAAAGTGAATTAATTTTCTTCTCAGTCTCTAAACTAAGATCCTTAAGTGATTCTTTCAGCTCATTTTCTGAACATCAGTTCTGttataagttgttttttttttttaaagttacatcAGAGATGCTTTTTGGTAACAGGTAAACCTTTCAATAtatgcataattaaaaaaaagaacaatcaaTATTAAGAGTAAATTTTATGGGTAAATTTTACAATGATTTAATGGTAAAAAGGGATATGGtgaataaaatggaaagataaagAGTTAAGTTTCTGAAATATGAGGAGCTAACAAATTTAATCTGTGTTCTGAGCCAAACAGCAGAATCTAGTGACAAGTCTCACTATCACAAGAAAAATCATGTTTCTGCACATTTTTATTCACATACCATTTGTTTTTTGTGCAGGAGAGCACTTCTATTGAATTTGTATGTAAAAGGAAGTACGGACACAAGAGTTTAAAAAACTGAGATCAAGATGTATGTACTAATGCAATTTTCCCCCTTACTTAGCAGTGCTTAGCAATATTTACTATTGCTAAGTGCTTAATACATAGCAAAATAATACTAAAACACTAATGCTtaaatattaactttaaaaataaaccttaaaTGAGCcctataaaataaaactaaatacaAAAGACATTTAGAAccatggagaagaaaaacatttctttactcATCTCCTTGACCTAAACAAACAATTAGCACTTTTGGTTCAAACATAGGCTGGAATCCAATCAAATAggtaacctttttgtttttttaaaataagttatcGGTTGGAAGGAAACAATAATTGCAGAGCACCCAACAATGAACTTAAATTACAAAGACATCTCCATGAGGTAAAACTATAAATTCAAACATTTGCATGTGGCAATAGCTGGATTAAGCTAGAAAATCCATGCCATGTAATCAGCCGTTAACTTATAAATAACCCCAACTTGAAAGTTTAAATGTCCTTGAGATACACATTGCTGTATTAGACGACTTTCTGCACTTTAGTTTCTAAATAAAAAGTGTACAAAACTTACCATCTTCCTAAGGCTTCAACAGTTTCTCAAGGATAATGACCAGATGCGAAAGAGGTAGTTCTTTATGCAGTAAGATTCAGTACACAAACATCTGGTAGGCTCTTCTTCTAGAAGAAATAAGGAGAATGATAAATTTATCCTCAACAGATCCACAGTTCAATACAGACAAGTGTTATGCTAAAGTAAATACAAATGTGAATAAAAAATGTATCATTTCTAGTCTATGAAGAATATCAGGGCATGCCTTTGGGCCTTACCAAGCCAACACTCCACTGATTAATCTCAAGCACTATGAGGAGCCCattcaaagaatattttaacACTCCTGAGTGCTCTAACTGGCAACAAAAGTTTCCAGAATGCTTTAATAAACCTTAAAATGTATGGGATACAAAATGATATATAGTAACTGTTTTTCTAACCTTTCTATGGCCATAGCTTACTGATAAACTTTGTAAAGGATGCTAAATTAGGGTATTACTAAacattttctcaaagaaaaaacaagctCTTCTTGATCTTCTAAAAGTTCTAAGAATTACTGAATTGTCAGACTAattaattagagaggaaaaaaaaagctatttaaaacataaaagtccagtttaaaaatgaattgaGGTCTATCCCATCATTCAGCTGAACAGTCTGCCCATTTCCCTTAAGACACAAGGAAGACTATTACAGTACTCAGTATAAAAGAGCagggtatttaaaaataaatcacagataTAAAGAATGGCTTCATGCAACATGGCTTTTGCAATCTTTGCTAAATTTGACCCACCCCCTCTTCACATTACATGCAGATATAGCaagtagaaaattaaaaaaatccacaattttATTTGTGTTCCAGGCTCTGTTTAAAACATATATGTTCAACAAAATTACACTTTTTAATTTAACAAGTGGTCAAGTGTTAATTTTCCATTTTACAAATAGAGAAAAGAGACATGGGAAATTAAGTGACTTATTCAAAATCATACAGAGAATCTGCTTTTGAGACATTAATTTGAGGACCACACTGTGACTGGCAGATCACTCTTGTGTTCTGTGTAAATAACACAAGAAGTGGGGAAAGATGTTTTGGAGGAATCTCTCCCCCCTTCCCTAAACCTCCATTGCACAGCGGTCACTCACCTGCCACTGACAGTTTTAGCACCATAACACCAAAGGAAGAACTCAAGTCATTCCAAGTTTCACCGAACTTGAATATATTTGTAAGATGGCCCTAAAGTTGCTTCTTATTAAGGCATCACAGAAATAATTGATAGGACAGTATCAGTGCTACTGAATTACCACATTCTGGCTTTATGTAAAAAATAATTGCACAAAAGTATCAGGCAGGAACAGACCAGCAACCGATTTTGCAGCAGATTTGCCAGGGCAGGATCCTGCACCTGCCGAAGGCTGCGAGGATGATACAGAGAGCCGAGTCCCGAAGTGACTATTTAGCAGCAGACGCAAAGATCAAAGAATCCCACGAAACGCGGAGACAAACCTCAGACTAAATATGTAGCTCCTGGGactttaacaaacaaacaaacagaaatcacTCCACCAGCGACCAGCAAAGCGTTTCTCGAGGGAAGAAACAGTCTCTCCAGAATACGgacttgcagggaaaaaaaaaaaaagtgccttatGCGTAGGAGGTGCAAAAGCGCCCTTTCCCGAGGCGGGCAGGCACCTCGCTCCAGAGCAGCACCCGATACCCCGCTCAGGGggcaggcggccgccgccgcccgtcccAGCGGCACCTGCCGCCCCGGCCACAAGCGCAGCCCGCCCGgtcgccgcgctgcgccgccccgcgcagcccggcggcgaggcagccgcgccgcccgccccgcggccgttTAACAGCCGCCAGGCAGCGGCCGTTTaaccgccgccgccaggcagcccgccgctgccgcggcgCTCGCTTCAGCCCGGCCCTGCAGAGCCCCAGGGGCTCCGGGGCAGGTCCCCCCGCCcagcgggcgctgcgcggggcgagccggcggcgccggcaccttcccgccgcccggccgcgccgccccagcaaccccccccccctcccccgacgCGGCCGGGGCGAGCggaaggcggcggcggtgcccggcaCCGGGGCAAACGTCTCCTCGCCATCCCCGGCGGTGAGCCACCacctcagctcagctcacctcaGCTGGGCTCCACTGCGGCTCAGGCgcccgccggcggcgcgggcggccgggccccgcagcccggcatcGCGTGGGCAGAGCGGGGGGGCCCTCTCCGCGCCGCCGCGGCAAGCTCCGGCGGTGCGGGGCTGGCACCATAGAGAGGAAGGCGGCAAGAGGGACCTTCAGCACCCCCTGCGACGATAGAGCGGAAGGGCGCTAGAGAGGCTGGGCAGAGGCGGAAGTGACGCTACGGTTGCCGCGGCGATCGCGGCCTCGGGGCTGCCGGTGCGGGCCCGCGCGGTCGGTGGCgcgcgcggcagcggcgggcgcgaTGATGGCGGGGCGGCccccgccgggcgctgcgggctgctgccgccgcctcctcgcggcggctctggcggcggggctgcggccgaTGCTGTGCGGGCTGCCGCCGTGCTGGGCGGCggcgtggcgggcggcggcggcggggtggccgagcccgggcccggccccgggcctgCGGGTggcggaggcggcggaggcggcggaggcCGCGCGGCTGGTGCAGCAGGTGCAGCGGGCGAGGGTGCCGCTCCGCCGCTTCAtcgcctgccccgagctggcgcGCACGGTGCAGCGCTGCCTgcagggcggcgcggcccccgggccCCAGCGCCCGCTGCTTGAGTGCGCGCCCGGTaagcggccccggggctgcccccatTCTCCCCCACGCTCGGCcctgcggcggccgcggcgctgcgccctCCCCGGCGCCGAGGGCGCGGCCCTGCCCGGTGACCTTGGGGGGTCAGCGGGAGCCGCAGCCCGCCCGGGCTGGCTGCCGGCGCTaacgggccgcgcggggcgggggcgggggggctgcCGGCTCCGCCGGCCCCGTTTCCTCCTGGGACCGGGGTCTGGTGACCGGCAGGACCGCTCTGTGCTGCGGCGCGGCCTGGGCTCTCCGTGGGGGCGTTAAGTCAAACGGGGTTTCGGGTCTGTTTATGCAGAGCTTTGGGGGAAATACGTTAGGGCGCAGTCTCGGGACTTGTGTCCATAACAGCGGGCCTAGGGCTGCAGGCCCTGCCTGAGCTAGCGCTCCAGGCTTGTGTAGAGTTTTCTTACAGTAATCTCTTCAGAGGATATTTTAAGTATAGGGATAATTCTGGTAAGATTTGAAGATACATTTCAACTGGCAGAACAAAAAACAGTGGAAATATATGAAATATCTTTAATGTTCCTGCACATCAAACCTTGATGCTGTGTTTAATTCACTGAGTAATCTTAGGGAGGCAgtgtaaatccttttttttttcctttctaatttttgttttgatgtGTGTTTGAACAAACACAATTTATTTCGTTATTGAAAGTGGTATGCGCCAAGTGTTGTATTGGGAAAATCTCTGAAGGAAATCACTTAGAAAAAAGatactttttccccccttcaggTCCTGGAGTCTTGACCCGGACTTTACTCAATGCAGGTGTTAGAGTTGTTGCTCTAGAAAGTCACTCGGCTTTTCTTCCAAACTTACAGGTAGATTTTTGATTTGATAGCACATTTCTAAAATTAATCAAGGGGAAAGTGAGAAATTAACTTACAACTGTGTGACTGTTGAATTCAAGAGTTATTCAGCGATCATTACTTGTAACatttgaaataatatttaaaaagaagtaaTAAGTAATGTTTGGTTTTACTTAGCACATTCAGCAACAATTTTGCTATTTTATGATCAATTGTTTGACATTTTGTGTATATTGGAATTCATAGTCTCCCTTTGAATAGATTCACTTATAAACTTAAGGCTAATATTCATCAGAATGATTGTGGCACTATATATTTAAGCAAGATGTTTGAGTGTAGCTTTCAGAAACCTATAAAAATAGTCTTTATCTCACAATATTATTTAATCTATTGTCCTGCAATTGACTCGGAGTATTAAGACACTTATGAGTGTTTCCCTCTCCTGTTCGTCTTGGCGTCCTATGGATTCCAAGGTGGTCAGACACAGAGCCTTAGAAATTACATCAAAAGGATTGTGGTACAGTGGTTTGAAATAGAGATTTGGAATTGAAGACGCTCACCTGATTTAAAATGTGTGTAAAGGAATTCTCTTTGTACATGTGAAGAATTTCAGTTGTAAATCATTAAGTGCAGTGGGTTGCTCAGCTGAATATAGCTTTCAGCTGTTTTACAAAACATTCTTGCAGAACATCTTACtagtttaaaaatgtgttttaaagttGTAGTTCTGTGGcataaaaatgtcaaaatgtctTCCATCATAGAGGAAGCTGCTTTTTGTGTGAGCTATGAGAAGTGACGCTGAGTTGACTCTTGTTGACTGGATACTGTTTTTAAGTAGtatttgaacatttttttttgttttgtttgggatgGGTGTTTTGCAAGACAGCTTACTGTGTCCACATTTCTTCAGTTGAAACTTATTTTCATTCAGTCCCTAGAGAATAGATTGGATGGACAATTAAAAGTAATTTATGGTGACTTCTTCAGACTGGATCCTTTGATCACTGGACCAGTGaaaccacctgctgtgtgttctGAGAAACTTTTTGAATCTATGGGTGTAGCTGCAGTTCCTTGGAGAGCAGGTAAATGCACATATATGGCCACACATATTACTGATACATTTAAAGGCTGCATAGACAGTTTGGCAAAATCTTTGGGTCTTGCTTGGGTATATGTTCTATTTAATACATATGCTGGATTCATACAGATTATATGCTCATTTCCtaaatttcagttttattcagGTAACCTcttaatagcttaaaaaaaatcttgtggcaATATGAAATCTCAGCTATTTGCATGCCTTTAATAAAGGTTTAGTCTAATGCAAAATGGACTTGGCTTTGAATAAAGTTTGAATTTTATTCATTCTCAAATAAAATGACCTGACAGACTTTTTTAATTGTTTGTAACTTACACATTAGCATCAGATTGTTCAGTCCATCTCacaatattttaaagatatttttactcGCTACTGAAACAGATGTACCTGTGAAAATTTTTGGAATCTtaccacaaaaaaaggaaagaaacacgcTATGGAGGCTACTTTTTGCCCTTTATGAATGCAGTTCCATATACAGATATGGAAGAGTAGAACTCAACGTCTTTATAAGTGAAAAAGAGTACAAGGTAGGTGCAAGATATTTTACAGGTAGTCGAGAACTGCTACATAGATCATCAAAACAGTTATATAGTTAATGTTTTTGCTACTGGTTTAAAATTTCTGGCAGAAAAAGAGAATCATGTCTGCTCCCTTCttgttttatttaactttttcttttatttgtcagAAACCATTCTGTTGTCACATAACCAAAAATCTTTCAAATTTGAAGGCTGTTCTTGTGAAGGATAGGCAACAGCAGACCGCTTGTTTTCCATTCTAACTTCTGAGGTGCTTAAATTCCGTAATGTGTTTTTGCAACAAAATTGTTTACTAGTTGCACGTAATAGTCAGTGAAAGAGGGAATTCAAAAGGCATCGTGAAGAGTAGCAGCATTACTAAGTGTCATACTCAGTAAGATGCACTTGCCCACTTGAGCTCGTTTTTCATGTAGTATTGAAAAAAATGAGGCAAAATATGAATGAATTACACATGTAAGTTCTGTACACTCGGGTGCAAATTAGCTTTCTGGGTTGCTTGTTCCTAATTTATATTCTGTCCTAAGACTTTTAGTTCAGGGatgccttttctttctgtgaaactGTGAGGTTCATACAGAGCTGCTAAACTTTGATTATTGAGGTAAGCAAAGACTTCCACGTGTGCGTACACAACCTGCAGTCTGTCCAAcacattgcttaaaaaaaaaaacaaactagtatATTCTTCTAAGAAATGACAGGTGGATATCCAGTTAAGTGGTATCTTTTTAATGGCCAGATTTTGAGCAGATGGAAGGCAGCCTATTCCTTTTAGAGcagttactactttttttttttatattaagttTTCCGGTTTTATTGTGAGCCCTCTAAATATAAGTTAAA is drawn from Apteryx mantelli isolate bAptMan1 chromosome 3, bAptMan1.hap1, whole genome shotgun sequence and contains these coding sequences:
- the TFB2M gene encoding dimethyladenosine transferase 2, mitochondrial, coding for MMAGRPPPGAAGCCRRLLAAALAAGLRPMLCGLPPCWAAAWRAAAAGWPSPGPAPGLRVAEAAEAAEAARLVQQVQRARVPLRRFIACPELARTVQRCLQGGAAPGPQRPLLECAPGPGVLTRTLLNAGVRVVALESHSAFLPNLQSLENRLDGQLKVIYGDFFRLDPLITGPVKPPAVCSEKLFESMGVAAVPWRADVPVKIFGILPQKKERNTLWRLLFALYECSSIYRYGRVELNVFISEKEYKVLTAKPVEVRAYQALSVLWQVGCEIQLLHMEPWSSFLTNLKNGGLAVPKSTWLPNDHLCLIRLTPRKNLFTGGMKAKNSATFIFMVKQCLAKPRSRLIDRLNSWSLYNGRKLLRELEIPENAETVNLYPEDYRRLFEALQSSSVFTESWFHDEVLESIRNINF